A portion of the Chaetodon trifascialis isolate fChaTrf1 chromosome 7, fChaTrf1.hap1, whole genome shotgun sequence genome contains these proteins:
- the znf1035 gene encoding zinc finger protein 1035, whose product MAQGWDSYFHNLPPLSSDPGTLRRTPESEGSLTQHIENLIGHHDFPDTVASHESPETNPNFNTDYYTDPNIENSSSDCVYQKYCKETQWQADREQMEKDYLPRCGNGDIDFATDGLSTSETFPSSLVADLQGLKQDCGMLATSFLEDYSDVSSCSDADVSESRPSCKFMASNSVPAPKTDVTIKHSSSEWLFTDTGNMPFPTESPCPNMSETKLILPSLSTVKEVENVIECAQGKMESPEHTVQCYAGHNQSSSTSNLVTSTGSETVENRNDNDSCEDQKQMEDVERDLTQGRYSNISISGHRNLTCHEREKDPNGNEEEHVTATATSIMATFDNEQDHLDEKEREGLDTNEILKGERKVSGSLGNEKFDEQKTPNPNFTYGQDENMETDCQEKDIQSFTSQSSDSPSIKLDSCKGDTHELREHSSTLKSNSHNVESCLQLSQQFYKCVAEDNICESPAVMSDGLFSHAGDKKEQSVPCHSESCLESNNSNADGNPCPEKEWTSAAEGTNTTPAPDPCCNGPGVTSDSLSIDTSDKKQGIANHVESCSQPNSSSTDIKSCLEAAETTNTTSSPDQQQSLHQNPVALEKPERDVAENAKESYEELGSSTEEPYMLGMLYGEPLSREDSSCDSDETKPDTCQYKDPSLARPDGNSLNHSEGQAPQLTSSLQMRKCLQPVVIMKPLEPINGMSSSYHCVGCQHTTNSVDQLIEHHYCCHSVYSFQFCKTCNLYLMGNEQAEKHFCGVTKENPQLPSASSRQRKRKHHGRHKCIKCKLIFSKVFQYIRHMRTHTGKTPFKCNGCGLYFAQPGTLQRHKRIPGRCKPPKSPVINPDAVTSETKTPPLKDLVQNKPYANLAKCFVKLVDISKTDLWSACSNNFPTAGKAEKHSYNIHKGKTLVASPTQSTPKLSGEESQEVENETRGKHKCPLCPRLFKYSYNRARHLRYCVRDSVCGGKEKVAGKYRCPLCHATFTLASNRYRHINTVCLRECVNRLAKEKKSKSRQDTEEKKTKENGPTLSKGNEQEKQAPSALTAPKPVPRYKCNFCPAVFCHASGKYRHMKKHELFKLTGKMFRYRNSVFSIMSKPATLSSAKTEESKDNLESTEENISLALSCHFCGKCFGTSQSLKKHERNHKGERPYRCLECGKGFKKRAYLIGHKIVHQRRIQCTVCRKILPTIGELIQHRSSHLKRGKLQCPDCHLQFQYPAHLLRHLDGHKNREKKAVQFEERPHLKPLQSSESEKEQSGPKQLQCSLCKEVFNDAQILRKHCLTHISGSSSNQCPFCKLDFNSRRYLLRHMIKHTGDKPFSCTSCGKQFYRDLYLKLHSEKCSPAATRHLVTESDTSTKGSHQCAYCPRVFSKKIRLKNHHRGHKVNSLLLCSNCGQYFGFTKLSQHQRNCVGTELNASVSSPNGDIRKSTSQTSQNVQKMTFQSSGTNMLQFKCPHCTQRFRYRSLLLRHIVSHTGVQPYACVHCGHRFGSRTMCLQHEAFCDGVYKEGQLKVKTDVAKQLSNMPTLREAAQKPKAEGEAEYKCKFCTKTFMKSRNLRRHILTHNEVKPYRCKACDSCFSRYDHLKVHQTRCKGKKSRLEVCIPKISLDDVGKGWQNKFGIEPAEKRETFKCEVCSRIFSTQSKLSRHNTMFHIAKLFKCTGCGSSFAHEKSLKKHKKIKRCRKVSKEANASLPLGNNPPTENVAESVSEVRNRILERIQPQFNKKYKYICNYCPRVFGSSYQLGVHTRLHTGERPYACDYCGEKFIRKDYLQRHFPKCPKKPQQNTLLCDKCGGFFPRASLENHKKSCILTKSSVCSSQQSTSQGPPKCFSCAYCSSRFLLFSQLQEHFLNAHKMETMVPPVSTAPLQHHLSNMPNIKEEPLDESCDERLSDGANLICKLDTTLGGEIPKPFTCSECKMSFVSKAGLTGHLRTHTMVHPFNCKTCQRGFWNKSLLRNHYRKCRFGHISERNTTQQLEVPLKAEIDFALKDSVLVFKEGSKTTGTGVLQTNFSCKEDFLDESPQNSDGNEVQGSSSKEKKAVQYQCSECDQSFTDGLMLISHLEDHGRQEQEKKRNTCRKCGRVCASPGNLEKHMRMHEINKKYSCPDCPKILYTLSDLEIHRSCHDPSKPYACKLCNKRFWTRPSLCNHYSEDHPDDVFTCRFCNKTYSVKKSLARHYRKWHKKEQKDQATAVQEKSSTEQQSSSQVSTTGESDEDENNGTEDSDSDSAPYFPCHVCGKTFPTSESLEDHQRCHLGEKPHECAECGRCFFQASQLQQHQRMHKSEFQCQACGRGFVSLFALRKHKHTHGKSRPYRCSKCHLSFTGPTQLAEHMSTHREENFPCDICNRAFLSKSSRAEHRKSHSKSGDHNQPSSSREEHKTSAALSESSALVNRELKYRCGVCSERFRDPEKLSEHGCMAAKERPYSCLDCDKHFLHASHLKKHRTTHQLPWSNSEYPCNQCNNSSFSSQHFLSHLKSHVDSAAETKCKTEGKDGEPSHGFICPVCHQCFASATELIGHFPTHLDSTFECKICKMTFPSGGKLEEHECRHLTSATEFECTECGKSFLGSDAFRQHHCSRQQHKTMENECSNASETTPSPTYHQAPGEEEEIDVTGDDLYNCPVCSMQFSSKSYLLEHQNKLHPNEKPFKCEICGKTFALRRYLKEHERRHRKKSAQDTAQSAENKLKCIHCHTRFNSAQELSLHMRLHAEKEVGEYRCDMCYKSFSQWSLLKQHQESHVGEVVYECTECDKAFAFPHLLEEHQQTHAGSSR is encoded by the coding sequence ATGGCTCAGGGGTGGGATTCATACTTCCATAACCTTCCACCTTTGTCATCGGATCCAGGCACTTTGAGAAGGACGCCAGAATCAGAGGGAAGTCTTACCCAACATATAGAGAACTTAATTGGACATCATGACTTCCCTGACACAGTGGCTTCACATGAATCCCCTGAAACAAACCCAAACTTCAACACAGACTATTATACAGATCCTAATATTGAAAATTCCAGCTCAGACTGTGTATATCAGAAATACTGCAAGGAAACACAATGGCAAGCTGATAGAGAACAAATGGAGAAAGATTACTTGCCAAGATGTGGAAATGGTGATATAGATTTTGCCACAGATGGATTATCAACATCAGAAACTTTTCCTTCATCTTTAGTAGCAGATTTACAAGGACTTAAGCAAGACTGTGGAATGCTAGCTACATCGTTTCTTGAGGACTACTCAGATGTCAGTAGCTGCTCCGATGCAGATGTCAGTGAATCAAGACCCTCTTGTAAATTCATGGCAAGTAATTCAGTTCCAGCACCTAAAACTGATGTTACTATAAAACACAGCTCATCGGAATGGCTTTTCACTGATACTGGAAATATGCCATTTCCAACTGAGAGTCCATGCCCTAATATGTCAGAGACTAAACTAATTTTGCCTAGTCTGTCAACTGTGAAGGAAGTAGAAAATGTAATTGAATGTGCACAAGGCAAGATGGAAAGTCCAGAACACACTGTCCAGTGTTACGCAGGACACAATCAGTCCTCTAGTACTTCAAACCTGGTGACAAGTACAGGGAGTGAGACTGTAGAGAACAGAAATGATAATGATAGCTGTGAAGATCAGAAACAAATGGAGGATGTGGAGAGAGATCTCACTCAAGGAAGATATTCCAACATCTCAATAAGTGGCCACAGAAACTTGACTTGTCATGAAAGAGAGAAGGACCCCAATGGCAATGAGGAGGAGCATGTCACTGCAACGGCTACAAGCATCATGGCCACATTTGACAATGAGCAAGATCACTTGgatgaaaaagagagggaggggctggACACAAATGAAATCCTAAAAGGGGAAAGGAAAGTATCAGGTTCATTAGGAAATGAGAAGTTTGATGAGCAGAAAACCCCAAATCCCAACTTCACGTACGGTCAAGATGAAAATATGGAAACCGACTGTCAGGAGAAAGACATTCAGTCATTTACCTCTCAATCTTCAGATTCACCAAGTATCAAGTTGGACAGTTGTAAAGGTGATACTCATGAGCTGAGGGAACACTCAAGTACCTTGAAAAGCAACAGTCATAATGTTGAATCCTGTTTGCAGTTATCTCAGCAGTTTTACAAATGTGTAGCAGAGGACAATATTTGTGAGAGCCCTGCTGTGATGAGTGATGGTCTTTTCAGTCATGCCGGTGACAAGAAGGAACAAAGTGTTCCTTGTCATTCAGAGTCGTGCTTAGAGTCAAATAACTCTAATGCGGATGGAAATCCCTGTCCAGAAAAAGAATGGACAAGTGCAGCAGAGGGGACAAATACCACTCCTGCTCCAGATCCATGTTGTAATGGTCCTGGCGTCACTAGTGACAGTCTTTCTATTGATACTAGCGACAAGAAGCAAGGTATTGCTAACCACGTAGAATCCTGCTCACAGCCAAATAGCTCCAGCACAGATATAAAGTCCTGTCTAGAAGCAGCAGAGACTACAAATACAACCTCCTCTCCAGATCAGCAACAGTCACTACATCAAAATCCAGTGGCCCTAGAGAAACCAGAAAGAGATGTTGCTGAAAATGCAAAAGAGTCATATGAAGAACTGGGCTCATCTACCGAGGAACCATACATGCTTGGCATGCTTTATGGTGAACCTCTGTCAAGAGAAGATTCCTCATGTGACAGTGATGAAACAAAACCTGACACATGTCAATATAAAGATCCTTCTTTGGCCAGACCTGATGGTAACAGCCTGAATCATTCAGAAGGACAAGCACCTCAACTAACATCCTCTCTACAAATGAGGAAATGTCTGCAGCCTGTTGTAATAATGAAACCCTTAGAGCCAATAAATGGAATGAGTAGTTCCTATCATTGCGTAGGTTGCCAACACACAACCAACAGTGTAGATCAGCTCATTGAACACCACTATTGTTGCCATTCAGTGTACAGTTTCCAGTTTTGCAAGACTTGTAATCTCTATCTGATGGGGAATgaacaagctgaaaaacatttttgtggtGTAACCAAAGAAAACCCTCAGCTCCCTTCTGCTTCAAGtcgacagaggaaaagaaaacaccacGGCCGTCACAAGTGCATTAAGTGCAAACTCATATTTTCTAAAGTATTTCAGTATATCAGGCATATGCGGACCCACACTGGCAAAACACCCTTCAAGTGTAATGGATGTGGATTGTATTTTGCCCAGCCTGGTACCCTGCAAAGGCACAAGCGTATACCCGGTAGATGCAAGCCGCCAAAATCTCCAGTTATAAATCCTGATGCTGTTACCAGCGAAACCAAAACACCACCACTGAAGGACTTGGTACAGAACAAACCATATGCAAACTTGGCCAAATGTTTCGTGAAGCTTGTTGACATCTCCAAAACAGATCTGTGGAGTGCATGTAGTAATAACTTCCCAACTGCAGGGAAGGCCGAAAAGCACTCCTACAACATACACAAGGGAAAGACTTTGGTAGCTTCACCAACTCAGTCTACTCCAAAACTTAGTGGTGAGGAAAGTCAAGAAGTAGAGAAtgagacaagaggaaaacatAAATGTCCCCTTTGTCCACGGCTTTTCAAGTACTCATACAACAGGGCTCGACATTTGCGTTACTGTGTCAGAGATTCAGTATGTGGTGGTAAAGAGAAAGTTGCTGGGAAATATCGATGTCCCTTGTGTCATGCTACATTCACTTTAGCATCCAACCGATATAGACATATTAACACAGTTTGCCTGAGAGAATGTGTTAATCGGcttgcaaaagaaaagaaaagtaaatcAAGGCAAGatacagaagagaaaaaaacaaaggaaaatggaCCAACACTGTCAAAGGGAAATGAACAGGAGAAACAAGCACCTTCAGCTCTAACAGCACCCAAACCTGTACCACGCTACAAATGCAATTTTTGTCCAGCAGTTTTTTGTCATGCTTCTGGAAAGTACAGGCATATGAAGAAACATGAGTTGTTTAAACTCACTGGTAAAATGTTCAGGTACAGGAATTCAGTTTTCTCTATCATGTCTAAACCAGCAACTTTAAGCAGTGCAAAGACTGAAGAGAGTAAGGATAACTTGGAATCAACTGAAGAAAATATCAGTCTTGCCCTGAGCTGTcatttttgtggaaaatgttttggCACATCACAGTCACTGAAGAAACATGAGCGCAATCACAAAGGTGAAAGACCATACCGTTGTCTGGAATGTGGAAAAGGATTCAAGAAACGTGCCTATCTGATTGGTCATAAAATAGTTCACCAGAGGAGGATTCAGTGCACTGTTTGCAGAAAGATTCTTCCAACTATTGGAGAACTGATTCAGCACAGAAGTTCACATCTTAAAAGGGGAAAGCTTCAATGCCCGGACTGCCATCTGCAGTTCCAGTATCCTGCACATCTGCTCAGGCATCTAGATGGCCAcaaaaatagagagaaaaaggcaGTTCAATTTGAAGAGAGACCACATTTAAAACCCCTGCAGTCATCGGAATCTGAGAAAGAGCAGAGTGGACCTAAGCAGCTACAGTGTTCTTTATGCAAAGAGGTGTTTAATGATGCCCAAATACTAAGAAAACATTGTCTTACACATATATCTGGGTCCTCGTCAAACCAGTGTCCATTTTGCAAACTTGATTTCAATAGCCGTCGCTATTTGTTGCGGCACATGATCAAACATACTGGAGACAAACCCTTTTCCTGCACTAGTTGTGGAAAACAGTTTTACCGTGACTTGTACCTTAAACTTCACAGTGAGAAGTGCTCGCCTGCTGCAACCAGACATCTTGTAACAGAGTCTGACACTTCGACAAAGGGGTCACATCAGTGTGCCTATTGTCCACGGGTGTTTTCAAAGAAGATCCGCCTGAAAAATCATCACCGTGGCCACAAGGTGAACTCTCTACTTCTATGCTCAAACTGTGGGCAGTACTTTGGGTTTACAAAATTAAGCCAGCATCAAAGGAACTGCGTGGGGACAGAGCTCAATGCCAGCGTATCATCCCCTAATGGTGATATCAGAAAAAGCACTTCTCAAACAAGCCAGAATGTCCAGAAAATGACTTTCCAGTCCAGTGGAACAAACATGCTTCAGTTTAAATGCCCTCACTGTACGCAGAGGTTCAGGTATAGATCATTACTCTTGAGACATATTGTTTCACATACTGGTGTGCAACCCTATGCATGTGTACACTGTGGCCATAGATTCGGTAGTCGGACAATGTGTTTGCAGCATGAAGCCTTCTGTGATGGGGTTTACAAAGAGGGGCAGTTAAAAGTCAAAACTGATGTGGCAAAACAATTGTCAAACATGCCTACTCTCAGAGAGGCAGCACAAAAGCCCAAAGCAGAGGGCGAAGCGGAGTACAAGTGTAAATTCTGCACGAAGACTTTCATGAAATCACGAAACCTAAGACGTCACATTCTGACACATAATGAAGTGAAACCATATCGCTGCAAAGCCTGTGACAGCTGCTTTTCAAGGTATGATCATCTGAAAGTACACCAAACTCGTTGTAAAGGGAAAAAATCACGATTGGAAGTCTGCATTCCGAAAATCAGTTTAGATGATGTTGGCAAGGGTTGGCAAAATAAGTTTGGCATTGAACCTGCTGAAAAGCGGGAGACATTCAAATGTGAAGTCTGTTCAAGGATCTTCTCAACTCAGTCTAAACTTTCCCGACATAACACAATGTTCCACATTGCAAAATTATTCAAGTGCACAGGCTGTGGCTCATCATTTGCTCATGAAAAATCTCTGAAAAAGCATAAGAAGATCAAAAGATGCAGAAAGGTCTCCAAAGAAGCAAATGCTTCTCTACCACTGGGAAATAATCCACCAACAGAAAATGTGGCAGAATCTGTCAGTGAGGTCAGAAATCGAATTCTTGAGAGGATCCAGCCTCAATTTaacaaaaagtacaaatataTTTGTAATTATTGCCCCCGTGTTTTTGGAAGCAGCTATCAATTAGGAGTGCACACCCGCCTGCACACAGGAGAGAGGCCATATGCTTGTGATTATTGTGGTGAGAAATTTATTAGGAAGGATTATTTGCAACGTCACTTCCCAAAATGCCCCAAGAAACCACAGCAAAATACACTGCTCTGTGACAAATGTGGAGGATTTTTCCCACGAGCGAGTCttgaaaatcacaaaaaaagtTGCATTTTAACGAAGTCATCAGTTTGCTCAAGCCAACAGTCAACCTCTCAAGGCCCACCAAAATGCTTTTCTTGTGCATACTGTAGTTCCCGTTTTTTGCTATTTTCTCAGCTCCAAGAGCattttttaaatgcacacaaGATGGAAACAATGGTTCCACCAGTGTCTACTGCTCCCCTACAACATCATCTGTCAAATATGCCAAACATCAAAGAAGAGCCTTTGGATGAGAGTTGTGATGAACGTCTTAGTGATGGGGCTAATTTAATCTGCAAACTAGATACAACTCTTGGTGGGGAGATCCCCAAGCCATTCACCTGCTCAGAGTGCAAAATGTCCTTTGTAAGTAAAGCTGGACTAACTGGTcatctgcgcacacacacaatggtgcATCCTTTTAATTGTAAAACATGCCAGAGAGGCTTCTGGAATAAAAGTCTTCTGCGTAATCACTACAGGAAATGTAGATTCGGACACATTTCAGAGAGGAATACAACCCAACAGTTGGAAGTCCCTTTGAAAGCAGAGATTGATTTTGCACTGAAGGACTCTGTGCTAGTGTTCAAAGAAGGCTCCAAAACAACTGGCACTGGGGTTTTGCAGACTAACTTCTCCTGCAAAGAGGACTTTCTGGATGAATCCCCACAAAATTCAGATGGGAATGAGGTGCAAGGCAGTTCGAGCAAAGAGAAGAAGGCTGTGCAGTACCAATGTTCAGAATGTGATCAGAGCTTCACAGATGGGTTGATGCTCATTAGCCACCTTGAAGACCATGGAAGACAGGAACAAGAGAAAAAGCGCAATACATGTCGTAAGTGTGGCCGGGTGTGCGCTAGTCCAGGAAATCTTGAAAAACACATGAGGATGCATGAAATTAATAAGAAATATTCTTGTCCCGACTGCCCCAAGATCCTTTACACCTTATCTGATCTTGAAATCCACAGATCATGTCATGACCCAAGTAAACCTTATGCTTGCAAGCTATGTAATAAAAGGTTTTGGACAAGACCATCTTTATGTAATCATTACAGTGAGGACCATCCAGATGATGTATTTACTTGTCGTTTCTGTAACAAGACCTATTCAGTCAAGAAATCACTGGCAAGACACTATagaaaatggcacaaaaaaGAGCAGAAGGATCAAGCGACCGCTGTACAGGAAAAGAGCAGCACTGAACAACAATCAAGCAGTCAAGTCAGTACAACTGGTGAAAGTGATGAGGATGAAAATAATGGCACAGAGGACAGCGACTCAGACTCTGCACCATACTTCCCATGTCATGTGTGTGGCAAGACATTCCCAACATCAGAAAGTCTTGAGGATCATCAGCGATGTCACCTGGGTGAAAAACCACACGAATGTGCTGAATGTGGCAGATGTTTTTTCCAGGCATCCCAGTTGCAGCAACATCAACGTATGCACAAGTCTGAATTTCAGTGTCAGGCATGTGGCAGGGGTTTTGTCTCTCTATTTGCACTTCGTAAACATAAGCATACTCATGGAAAGAGCCGTCCATACCGTTGTTCCAAGTGTCACCTCAGTTTCACAGGGCCCACACAGTTAGCAGAACACATGTCCACCCACCGTGAAGAGAACTTCCCATGTGACATATGCAATCGTGCTTTTCTCTCCAAGAGTAGCAGAGCTGAGCATCGGAAAAGTCACTCTAAGTCAGGTGACCATAACCAACCTTCATCCTCAAGGGAAGAACATAAAACATCTGCTGCACTCTCTGAAAGCTCAGCGCTAGTAAACAGAGAACTTAAATATCGCTGTGGTGTTTGCAGTGAGCGTTTCAGAGACCCAGAGAAGCTCTCAGAGCATGGCTGCATGGCAGCGAAAGAGCGACCATACTCCTGTTTGGACTGCgacaaacattttctgcatgCATCTCACCTGAAAAAGCACAGGACCACCCATCAACTACCATGGTCTAATAGTGAATACCCATGTAATCAATGCAACAATAGTTCTTTCTCATCTCAGCACTTCCTAAGTCATCTTAAGAGCCATGTTGATTCTGCAGCAGAAACCAAATGTAAAACTGAAGGTAAAGATGGAGAACCGTCACATGGTTTCATATGTCCAGTTTGCCATCAGTGTTTTGCTAGTGCCACTGAATTGATTGGTCATTTTCCCACTCATCTTGACAGTACTTTTGAATGCAAAATTTGTAAAATGACATTTCCTTCTGGAGGCAAGCTTGAAGAACATGAGTGCCGTCATCTGACATCAGCTACTGAATTTGAATGCACAGAGTGTGGCAAGAGCTTTTTGGGAAGTGATGCCTTCCGCCAGCACCACTGCTCCCgtcaacagcacaaaacaatgGAGAATGAATGCTCAAATGCATCAGAGACGACACCCTCTCCTACTTATCATCAAGcaccaggagaggaggaggagattgaTGTTACAGGGGATGATTTGTACAATTGCCCTGTTTGCTCAATGCAGTTCTCCTCAAAAAGTTATCTCTTGGagcatcaaaataaactgcaccCAAATGAGAAGCCATTCAAATGTGAGATTTGTGGAAAAACATTTGCCTTGAGGCGGTACCTTAAAGAACACGAGCGAAGGCATCGTAAAAAATCTGCTCAAGACACAGCTCAGTCAGCAGAAAACAAGCTCAAATGTATTCATTGCCACACCAGATTCAATTCAGCACAAGAGCTGTCTTTGCATATGAGATTGCATGCTGAAAAAGAAGTTGGAGAGTACCGCTGTGATATGTGCTACAAGTCATTCAGCCAATGGTCTCTCCTTAAGCAGCACCAAGAAAGTCACGTCGGCGAAGTTGTGTATGAATGCACTGAATGTGACAAAGCCTTTGCTTTTCCTCACCTACTGGAGGAACATCAACAGACTCATGCTGGGTCCTCTCGGTAA